Below is a genomic region from Kryptolebias marmoratus isolate JLee-2015 linkage group LG12, ASM164957v2, whole genome shotgun sequence.
TTGTGGTCGAACTGGTCCTGAACCTCATTGTCTCACAGTTGTCGTACTTTCTGAAATGGGAAAACATTTTCGATTTTATCATCGTGATCATCAGGTATAAACGACCTCATTCACGTTTTGGGTTCGTGTGTTTGTTCTGGTTTATTGTAGCAACGCTGTTGTCGGTCTCAGTTTGGTAGAATTGAGTTCCGGCGGCGGCGGGATGGCGCCGGTCTTCCGCGTGTTTCGGGTCGTTCGGTTCGTCAAACTTCTCCACTTCCTGCCATACCTGAGGAGGCAGCTCTTAGTGCTGAAGAGGACCATCAAAGAGTCGGCCAGCCTCTGCTGGCTTGTCCTGTTCTTTATTTACAACTTCaggcatgtacacacacacacacacacattaaacatgtttattatgtCTCCTGGACTCTGAAATGCTGCTGTGTTATAATGTAGATGTCTGACTCTGACTGTAACCTGGATTCTGTTTGCAGCGTTTTTGGCATGACTCTCTTCAGCTGCCAGTTTGTGTCAGAAGACGGCAACTTAATTGACGACAGGAAGAACTTTGACTCTCTTCTCTGGGCCATGGTCACGGTTTTCCAGGTgagatgtgttttttaacaGGTGTGTTCAGCAGATTTCATCACACAACTGTTGTTTATGAATAtctgtatgcttttttttaaaaaaaaaaaaatccagattatGACTCAAGAAGACTGGAACTTTGTCCTCTACAATGCCATGGCGTCGACCTCTCCGTTTGCGGCTCTGTACTTTGTTGTAATAATTGTGCTTGGGAATAACATCCTCCTCAACATCCTGGTGGGGATCGTGGTAGAGAGTTTCCAGGCTCAGGTACGGATCTGATGGAGTTTTCTTCCAGGAAGATTCAATCACAACACTGGTTTTTTCAGTGTAGCGCCGCAAACCTCctgtgaaaaagtgttttttttttttccttccaataGCCCAAAGAACACGAATCGGGTGACGAAGCTGCGGATCCCTCTGCAGATTCCAACATCCTCACTGCTCCTGAAAATGTAAACGACTCTGAGACGAGAGGGTTTATTTCGTTCCCCGCTAGATACAGAAGTGCCTTCTTTTCAAACACACCTTATTTCTTTGGTGCATTTTGTTTTAGGGGCCTGAGACCAACCTTGAAAACACCCAGGACGACGTGGAGCCGGCAGAAAACACCCCGCACAACGTAAGTTTGTGAGAAGACTTCTGCTCGTATGTGGTGTTGCACCAACAGAGCAGTGAGTCTTCGGCGGCCTGTAAGCGTAACTGAGAGTTACTGACCTCCTCCTTCCCCCGACGGAGCCGAGTGGAGGCGCTTGAGGCGTTTGAACGATTCTGTTCGTCCTTTCAACAAAAGCGTGCTGACTGACGCGTGGTCCGCTAAACTCCACAGGGATTCCTGAGGACGATCCAGCCGGTGCGGCGATGGTACAGAGAACACGAGAACCGGTCGCTGTTTCTGTTTCCCCCCGAGAACAAGTAAGTGTCACCTGCTCACGGACGAGCGACGAACAACACCACACACTGCCGACCTCGAGTCTCTCAAGGTGCGGGGCATCGGACCGCTTCAAGACTCCACAAGGAAAAACGGAAAGAAAACGGACCATTCCCGCTTTTCACCTAATACTTTGGTTTCTTGAAGAAGGTCGGCGCTTCTCAGGAAGTCACTCAGCGCTCTAATCCGGATTTGAATTCGTTTgccagaaatgacaaaaagctCCACAGCCATGTGAAAGATAAGGTCAAGAAGCTGTTTGCGTGATTTTATGTTCAAAAGTTTGAACTAAGCTCTGTCTCCCTGCATGAAGAGGtccatttattaaatatttacaagatAAAGTTTTCTAAAGCACTTGCTTTAGTGTTGGTGagatatttaaaagttttttgcAGCCATTTTCACATTGATTGACTAGTTTGGTGATGTATTACAGATATCCACAATTCAATTCTTCttggtaaaaaataaagcattctGGGTGTCTCGCTTGTCATTCTTCCTCATAAAAGTGACGTCACTTTTCCATTCGTGTGTNNNNNNNNNNNNNNNNNNNNNNNNNNNNNNNNNNNNNNNNNNNNNNNNNNNNNNNNNNNNNNNNNNNNNNNNNNNNNNNNNNNNNNNNNNNNNNNNNNNNAAgatcacaagttttttttttccccgcccACTGCTGCTCTCTAACCAGAAAGAGAatacacagaaacaggaagaagagcTGAGAGGCTATGAGACGCAGAGTCACAACAATGACTCGGCACAAATCCTCAGCTGAACATGGGACTTTTGTACAGCAGGAAGTAAACATTCAAAGGTGCAAAAGTGCCAAGTCACTCTGCTTGTCTGTTTCTAGTTTGTGCTTCATACTTTTAGCTccatgttttaaagacaaatgttatgcattattacattttaaattttaaaataagctgTTATCCATTACTTTaagatacatttttaataaaaaaaaagttacacaacaGATATAACTATTTACTGTAGATCACTAAATCTGAAGTTCTGGCCATTCTGTCTTCTGATGACATATGTCTCATGTTTATGTTGTTTGCGGCTTCATCAAGAGGGTATTTTTACCTCTAATTCACACTAATTCCATTTCAATTAATGTTCAAATGTTAGCATAagtcattgtaaataaaagattaGAGAAAAATCCAAgtttatgtaaacaaatgtaCATCTTTGTGGAGTTCTGCATTTGTCCTATCATCTAGTGAGTCAAATTTGTATTATCACATCAAAAATGTGTTAATATTTGCACCGTGTCAAACACATTGTGTGtattgttttatactttttttgatttataaaagaataaatcGAATATCTAGTCAAACATATGGGTGCAGAGTGACAAACtgttaaaagacacaaaatgatTAAAGTATGACTTATCCCGGAGCCTAAAAATCCCCCAACAGATGATcccttttaaattttagtaTGCTAGAAAGGCTGGGTTCAAAACCCGGACATGCCCCCAATCGTTATGACCCCTGGCTCAGATGACCCCAACAAAAGTGAGACGTACCGTATGTAAATGAAGAAAGAATTGATTTCTGCttaaattaaatctaattaGAAGTTCAAATCAACAATTTACCATAAAATTCAGTCAGATCAGTGGTGTCTGGTGTCCACAGGTGCaggataaaacaggaaaaagtcaGGAAAAACCAGCCGGAAAGACCCCTAAATTTGGACTCCTATCTTGGAAGGTCAGAGAGCTCAGACCAGCTCGAACCTCagaatccaacatggctgacttGTGCGTGAAAAGACGCTGTAATTAACTGTTTGTTGTCTCTTCTCTTAGTTTGGATCTCTTGAAATACACACAGAACTGTGCAACCACGATTGGCAAACATGTCGCCATAGCGTTTAAATCCAACTTGTATTGCTAATGGCAGTTAGCCTGGTCACTGAgcacagcaacaataaaataaagtctacTTATTGTTTTAGTTGCAGCTCAAACACagttaaatcagtttaaacctCATCCCTAGATTTGAACTGAAACATCTGGGATTATCTGTATAAACGTAGCTGCTGTGGAAATGAATTCAACTAACGAAGGCGGCGGATTCATCGTGGGGTTTCAGTAAACCCACAGGTGTCCCACATCACACCAATCAACCCAGTGTCCTGCAGAGCAAAGATAAGTAAAAGCTCCACCCAACCACAAGAGAACCCACAAGGGAAGATAAAACTTTTCTAAAAGCAGGATCTTGACTCGGACTTGTAATAAAATGGCGCTTCCCCCACTGATGTAGTTTTCCATGCAGTGGAAAAGCCCAGCTAGGGCAGCAGCTGCTCATCGTTTCAAGCGAACTGCGACGGCACAAGGTGTTCTTGGAAATGCATAATTAATTGAGCTGAACAGGTGTGCAGTTTCATGAGCTAATCCGGTGTTGTATCGCAGCGGCGTATTCTCAAGAGGCCGAATTTCTGTCGAAAACGGCTCCACCCGCGAGCTGTTTTCACCCCAGCTGGTTTGCGTCTCGTTTCCATTCACGCACCTGTGTCGCCACAGCAACCGTGAACCAAGGGATGATTGAAGGGCTGGAATGAGGACGTTTCACAAGTCCCAAAGGACAGTTCTACCAGCTGAGCCAGCCTTATGAAAACAAAGACCTTCGATGAGTCAAAGGGCAGCCACAAGTTCGAGACGTTTCCAAATCTTTTTGCTGCGTCTGGGTGGTGTCTTCCTTAGTCTTGGCGCCCGACAGGCAGCTACAAGTCATCTGTGAACTGTAAAAAGACAGCTCCACGCTTCCCATTTTAGCATACAGAGCGAACTAAATAAACAGATCAAGAGGGCGAGGATAATTCAGGCGGGGGCCGCAGCATTCGAGTCACCTGAAGCCAGAACTTAAGATCTGTTCATTTTCAAGTCAAATTTCAATTTGTGACTTTGACCACAGGAAAATGTTGTGGTTTTGTGAAATGTAAGTCCGTGCAGAGTCAACGCCCCGGTTAGAACAGGTGCAGTCCACGGAAACAAGCCTACACATGAGccacacacaaaacagcagaagaatAAGTGGAAAACTACCAGCCTGCTGTGGTTTATCCCAGCTTGATAgggaaaacaacattattaacTTCTGGTGAGATTTAAAGAGGCCAACACACaagaaaagaacattaaaaactaCAGGACAAATTTAATTAGCCCAGAATTTGCTTTCATGGTCAAATATTTCCGCAGTGACAGAACGTCTCGTGATTTTTATGCTCCGTCATGTCTCGCAACATCGCTTCGGTGTTGAGCAATCGGGCAATAAGGGTCATGCTGGCTGTAAAATGCTGTGTCAGCAGTTGTTAAAGTCATGTGGTGCTATAGGAAGTAAAAcaagttcagtttagtttctgcaatggaaggtggaaaaaaatcaactcgTTGGCCAGTCTCcgttaatattttttaaaaaaaatctataaactCACTTTGGTTTTTCAGGTGGAATATGGCAAATTATTCATTTGGAATGAATTTCctagaaaaatgcaaaaaacaaaatcatttgcGATTTGTTAGggatcagagtatgtgttggggatcactctcaacTACCACCAccccaaatttgagctcaaaatctgtaaaactgactgagttataaccattttggtgtttccaaaagttgattagctgtgaaggccatcttaaatcaactcgactccaaaggttaatgaatTGTAGAGTTGCAttcatttattactttctgagagtttcattaaaatccatcctctggttcataagatattttgctaacagacacaaaaacacacatacacacaaaagcACTTACATGATTGCCTGTCTTTCATTGCAACGAGTGATACAAATTCctcaataaacatttaaacatacagCTACTAACTACAGTATCTACTGTGAAATAAGtaaaagatacagaaaaaaaagaaactcaatttAGGCAGGTTTCTTTGGTTAAAGTCATTATTAGGCTCTCATTTTGTGGCTACGAGGCTtcttctttctgtattttttttaaatcacaatttATGTATGTTATGACCATAAATTGTCTTGTTCTTGTCTTTCACATCCAAGTGTATGTGAGCAAATTAAGtaaaatttcttcaaaataCAACTACTTTTGGTTCATtgctttgtaaaatatttaaaaaatacattgtcATCCTGACAGTCAGCAGCTCAGATTACAAGTCAAACATTACATCACTCATTTCTGTGAGGACAAACAGGATAATGTACCTTTAAAGATTCATCACCTTTTGTTGCCGTTTTAACGGGTTTATCTTATCCCCGCTCGGTGATTGGTCGAACTGAGGGTTGACGTCAGGTGTCACGAGACCCTCCCCGCCCCCAGCGCAGTATAAATAGAGGCAGCCTTCGCTTCCATTTCATCCCAGGGAACAAAGCCTCAAGGAGTTCTTGCTTCAACAGTGTTTGAACGGAGCTTCCTTCGTCCCAGCGGTTTCTTTTCCGGTCAGCATTCCAGAGACGCAGAACCTCTTCTTTACTTGAATCCACTGAAGGACAGTCGACGTTAAGCTatattttgtaccttttttgttaaaaaagagcACAAAACCGCCAGCTAAAATGGATTCTCAGGTGCGTCAGAACTACCACCGCGACTGCGAGGCCGCCATCAACAGGATGGTCAACATGGAGCTGTTCGCCTCTTACACCTACACCTCCATGGTAAGAATTACTCATTTTCTCACGGTTATAATTCAATGTAACCGTTTACTGTCCTTTAAGCAGAACAGAAAGACttgtcaaactaaaacaaatgtattGTCTTAGTTGTgaatgcatctttttttgtaaatgtttggcAACCCTCTTTTTGTCCCCCTCACCTTATCTTGTTAAGAAAAATGCTGCGTCATGCATAGGTTGCGAGTTAGACTAATGTTGACCTATTCTGCTTAAACTAAGTCATGATTTCATGTCTAACAGAGTGACCACATAATTCTGTCTAAtggtgcgtttttttttttgttttttttttaaagtcagataATGATGCCTGAACCGTCTAATAACAGTCTCTTGTCCTTTCCCCTCCCCCAACAGGCCTTCTACTTCTGCCGTGATGATGTGGCCCTTCCAGGCTTCGCTCATTTCTTCAAGGAGAACAGCGACGAGGAGAGGGAGCACgctgagaagctgctggagtTCCAGAACAAGAGGGGAGGACGCATCTTCCTCCAGGACATCAAGGTGAGCAGCCATCCTGAACTTTACCTTATTGTCTTGAAGGAACACTATTCAGAATATAAACTTCCGGGTTTTTCCTTTAGAAACCAGAGCGTGATGAGTGGGGAAGCGGCCTGGAGGCCATGCAGTGTGCCCTGCAGCTGGAGAAGAATGTCAACCAGGCCCTGCTGGATCTGCACAAGCTGGCCTCTGACCACGTGGACCCACATGTAGGTTTTTCACTTAAAGGGTTTAAGCTTTAAACTTCTTTCTCTGCCATGCTAACTGAACTTTGTCTTCCAGCTGTGCGActtcctggagagccactaccTGGACGAGCAGGTGAAGGCCATCAAGAAGCTCGGCGACCACATCACCAACCTGACCCGCATGGATGCCAACACCAACAAGATGGCCGAGTACCTGTTTGACAAGCACACCCTGGAGGGCAAGAGCTAAAAAGAGCCTAGAAGGGAAAAGCCTGGAGTGGAAAATCTTATCTGCTCCACCTGATTACTAACCATTTCAATTGACCCATAAGGTCTCTTTTTAAGAGTGACAGTCTCATCTGTTCTGATTATCtgaataaacattaaagctggATCATCTgtcatgtgttcatttttcagtTGCTAAATGTTTCTGTATAGCATGAACTCAAACTAAAGGTTGAAATGAACTTTAAAACAGTCAACCAACACTCATCTTCTAGTAGATGGGAGTGGTTTAAGATTTCCTTGAAAGGTCCACCAATGCTGAAACTGTTTAAAGTAGAACTGGACACTGCCAGATTTATAATTTACCCTTGGAGTCAGCTGCtggagaaacttttttttttctcaaatgaaACTAAGGGATGGTTATTGGTCCCTTGGAAATgctgagtaaaacaaaattcCGGTTTAAAAACACTTGGGGCTGAGTCAACAGGATGTAACTATCATTTGGACAAAGTCTCTCTAGTAAAATATGCACTAAGGGCTTTCTACTTTATATGAAAACGCATTCAATTACTATTTAAGAATTAGTACTACCACAACTGAGTTTTGTGGTGGCAAACTTAAACtggatttactccaaaaggtaatcagttgcagatgtacaaaaaatgatttcatgaaaatcaatccagtggttaagatattttgctaacagttgaCTCCACAAACCATTAAATGTTAGGAAacaacctccttggtggaggaaactaAAGTGTCACATGAATGAACAGTTTTTAACAGGGAATACCTGTGAccttttgtttcatgaaaatacattaaccttttgagtaatcttgtgcacagacagacagacactctgttagtgctcagaatatgctggggatcagtctcagctactaccccaccagCCTTTGGTCAATGTGTGCAAAAACCGACAGTTGTCgccttttctgtgtgtttaaaagtcagtaggctgtgacagccatctacGTGGAATTGGGttaacaaaaatgatcaaaaacaaagtgaaatatGATGTCcagtggagaaaaacaaagcaggttAAAACCTGCAAGGATTACTTGGATCGTCTTTAACTTTCCTACAagacactaaaaaaaataaacttttccaACTTTAATTGCCCTTTGACGATTCATCACTTATTCTGTGAAATCCTCGATGGATTGGGGCAAAAGGTGTTCACATGCAGTTCACCAACAGCTCTCCTCCTGCATCACTGGGGTGTATTTACACATTCAGTAAGGttgctttaaagtaaaaaaacaatgactgttttattttgaatcataaAAACGTCAAACAGGCAGACTGTAATATATCATTTGTACCCTTTCAGATTCCAGTTTTTCCTGAAGTCTGTCCCTGAGAACTCCAGCAGCAGATCACGACCGGCTGAAACCCAAACCACGGTTTTATGTTCCAGCAACGGTTGTTGAGGATGTAGCTGTAGACGAGGTTCCAGGGGCAGTGGCTGAGAACTAGACCATGGTCTTCATGGTCCATTGATGACTGACAGCGGTCTTTATGTTCCAAATGTGCTGGTTGAGAACTACACTGCGATTTTTGGTTCAACCTGTAATGGCTGAAAACTAGACTCGGGTCTTTATGTTCCAGAGGAACTAGTTGCCAACACGGGTATGGTCTTTATGTTCCACCAGCGGTTTGTGGAAGAAGCTGTGGACCTGCTGGGCACTCGTCTGGCCCACTATTGGTTCCAGCTCAGCGACACTGGCATTACACACCTGCTGGATGCTGGGGAAGTGCTGCAGAAGAGTCAAAGCTTTGACCCTGCCAACCCCAGGGATGTGCTGCACTAGAGCCAGGACCGAGGGTTCCAGCAGCCGACGCGGCGTCCTCCGTCTGAAAGGGTTCTCGCTGCTCTCCTTGTGAACCTGGAGACGAAGAGACTGTGTAAAATCAGCTTCAGTAGACACAAGACAGAGCACAGGTTATATCCACAATCCTAAAACAAGGACACTGTTCATCTAAGCCTCAGTCGaaacgttcacactgcaggtcttaatgctcaatttcATTCTTTTGCATCAatgttcacattataatttaaatgcaacCACCATCAGAGTCCAGTGTGAACAGGCTACAGCAGCAGTCTACAGACAATACCTCTCCCTAAGATTTTCACAATAAGACATCCTGCAGGGGGTCACTGATCACCAGTTCTGGTAAGCCTCtaatgaaatatttagtttgagTCTTCAAACTGTATAAAAATTATGACTCTAAAGTCTATATTTTCAGCTCACTAATAAGCTGAATTTTTACTTGCAGATAGTGGATTTGGTCTACTTTTGCCTGCAGTGGGAACACAGACTTGGTCTCAGTCCAAGTCCCAGTCTCAGCCCGTCTCAGTGGCACTTAGTCCCAGTCTCAGCCTCAATCCGAGCCTCAGTAACAGTTTCAAGATCAATTTAAGACTCTGCATCAGTCTCAGTCTCAGCCACAGTTTCAGTCCTAGCCCTAATCTCAGTACTAAACCCAGCTTCAGCATCATTCTCACTCCCAGTCTCAGTCTCAGTTTCTAGTCCCAGAGTCAGCCTTGGCCTCGGCCCTACACCCAGTCCCAGTTTAAGCTTCAGCCCTAGCCTCGGTTCAAGTCTCAGTCTCAGTCTTTGTTCCAGCCCCAACCTCAGTCTCTGCCTCATCTTTAATCTCAGGCTAGGATTCAGCCTCAATCTCAATCTCAGCACAATCTCAGCATAGATCTCAGTCCCAGTCTCAGCCACTGTCCCTGTCCCATTCTCAAGCATGAGCCTCATTTCCAGCCTCTGTCTCAACATCACTTCCAGTCTCAGCCCCATACTCAGCTTTAAAGTAAACCTGAGAAGTAATGTGTTTTTGGAAACTTCAAAATACAACTGCCCTCCTGATCTAAAGACTGATCTGCTAATGCTTTCTGATTGAGGTACATAAACAGCTGAACTATAAAGCTTATGAATCAAAATAATAGAATAATGAACAACTTGGTCTGGAGTGTGTTTGGCAACTAGTTGACTTCCCACCGAACATTTCTGTTACGAAGCTAGAAGGAAATCAGCTGTGAGGGTGAACGCTGGAGACAGAAGCATATAAACAGGGACCAAAACACAgaatatcaataaaaaacagagtCCGCCTAACACGAACAGAGTAACACTGAATCAGAACATCTATAATTAGTCTTCACTGCAGGTTTTTGATGCTGAAAATACTTGCAATTTGAGCGATGAGCTGCGAGGCCTCGACCTGCCCACCGACTGGCAGCAGAGTCAGACCCAAATCAAACAGCACAAACTTCTGCACAGCGGAGAAGTACTGTTCAGTGAGCCTCGTCCTCTCCACCAACACCAGCTCCTGGAAGCGGCTGCAGGCCTTAAACGCACGAGGAGAACAGCTCATATCAGGGAGAGCAGCACGCAGAAGGCTTCACACAACAGTTTCGCTTACATTTCTGTAACAAACCAGCTTCCTCTTGTAGCCGTTTCCGGCTATGATGTCACACTCGGACACATAAAGGATGGCGGTTCTGTTGGGAAGGTGGAAATCTGCCAAACCGAGCTCATCTTCAAACAGGATGATCACGCCTCCATCTGCAGGAAAAGTTCAGACGTTTCAGTGGGCTCCTGCTTCTTTTACATGTACTAGAAAAGCCTACATACTCCCTTTCAACAGGTTGTTGATTATATGagaacaaaatgtaattttacaatgaatacatatgtgtgtgtgtacatatagACAAAatggaagctcctgtcaggcatcGTAGCAGCTAAGATGAATAGGTACCAACACCAGGGGAGCCAAGCACCAGCTACTAGTCGACAGAACTGTAGCTCGAGACTGTCAGACCTGTGAATGACCTggattgactacaggaaagcctatgactcGATGCCCCACACACGgatactggagtgcttgaaaccttacaaaatcagcaggacactaagagcctccattgagaactcaatgggaatgtggaagacaactctagaggccaattcaaagccaattaCACAAGTCAGCATTAGTGAGGCAGACACTAAGGCAGgggtgtctaatcctggtcccggagggccactatcctgcatgttttagatgtttcctctgcagaagcctgttaatcactcaggaaaaacacctaaaacgtgcaggacggtggcccttaaggaccaggattggacaccactgatcgaaagtgatgttctgtcccCACTTCTGTTCTGCATGGATGTCAAACATCactaatttaacattttaaaacgctgtaattttcctcttttgtaTCCGAGATAAAATGACCCTGGAGTCATTTGAAAGttcttttaaagctctttcattctaaatcatttgttttttaacat
It encodes:
- the faap24 gene encoding Fanconi anemia core complex-associated protein 24 isoform X1; this encodes MTERNKSAVVVNAAPPHGHVICSQRWRNAAVLQGLKDGGVIILFEDELGLADFHLPNRTAILYVSECDIIAGNGYKRKLVCYRNACSRFQELVLVERTRLTEQYFSAVQKFVLFDLGLTLLPVGGQVEASQLIAQIVHKESSENPFRRRTPRRLLEPSVLALVQHIPGVGRVKALTLLQHFPSIQQVCNASVAELEPIVGQTSAQQVHSFFHKPLVEHKDHTRVGN
- the LOC108229182 gene encoding ferritin, middle subunit codes for the protein MDSQVRQNYHRDCEAAINRMVNMELFASYTYTSMAFYFCRDDVALPGFAHFFKENSDEEREHAEKLLEFQNKRGGRIFLQDIKKPERDEWGSGLEAMQCALQLEKNVNQALLDLHKLASDHVDPHLCDFLESHYLDEQVKAIKKLGDHITNLTRMDANTNKMAEYLFDKHTLEGKS
- the faap24 gene encoding Fanconi anemia core complex-associated protein 24 isoform X2 encodes the protein MTERNKSAVVVNAAPPHGHVICSQRWRNAAVLQGLKDGGVIILFEDELGLADFHLPNRTAILYVSECDIIAGNGYKRKLACSRFQELVLVERTRLTEQYFSAVQKFVLFDLGLTLLPVGGQVEASQLIAQIVHKESSENPFRRRTPRRLLEPSVLALVQHIPGVGRVKALTLLQHFPSIQQVCNASVAELEPIVGQTSAQQVHSFFHKPLVEHKDHTRVGN